In Bradysia coprophila strain Holo2 unplaced genomic scaffold, BU_Bcop_v1 contig_350, whole genome shotgun sequence, a genomic segment contains:
- the LOC119080085 gene encoding uncharacterized protein LOC119080085, with protein MTQFLDMNEDCIGHVLQWFKQSDSDSIDTIVAVSLTCTRLQSLTSRFMRHNSYSCSITSDEDEKRAKRTIATIGKRLVELNVNIAESYTALGPTFLKRLPSKCPNLKKFNISSNVSLNATLDGARMLHHLEDLSVHCYNGCTEDVDRRIVIRLAQDSKRLKSLKVTGAEWDYKTVVDFIHTAEKLDCLIFEIEYVQKHLCYEISNCLMDEFRYLDITESAELIYFLEFRDLLKHNMHNAVLY; from the coding sequence atgaccCAATTTTTGGATATGAACGAGGACTGCATAGGTCACGTGCTCCAGTGGTTCAAACAATCAGATTCTGACTCTATTGATACAATTGTGGCCGTTTCGCTTACTTGCACGAGATTACAGTCACTTACATCGCGTTTTATGCGACACAACAGCTACAGCTGTTCAATTACATCGGATGAAGATGAAAAGCGAGCTAAACGCACGATAGCAACTATTGGAAAACGTTTGGTGGAACTGAACGTGAATATTGCCGAATCATATACTGCACTTGGCccaacatttttgaaacgatTGCCATCAAAGtgtccaaatttgaaaaaatttaacatCTCTAGTAATGTTTCGCTGAATGCGACGTTGGACGGAGCTCGAATGCTACATCATTTGGAAGACTTATCTGTGCATTGCTATAATGGATGTACAGAGGATGTTGACAGACGTATTGTAATACGGTTAGCTCAGGATTCAAAACGGCTTAAATCACTCAAAGTTACTGGTGCAGAGTGGGACTATAAGACTGTCGTCGATTTCATTCATACAGCTGAGAAATTGGATTGCCTGATCTTCGAAATAGAATAtgttcaaaaacatttatgCTACGAAATAAGCAACTGTTTGATGGATGAATTCCGGTACCTAGACATTACCGAGTCAGCCGAGCTGAtctattttttg